CGTTGCGTTCAATCTGGAACTGCAGCCCTTCGGCCTCCTGTTCGACCACGGAGATTTTATCGGAGGTGGAGGCGACTTCGTTAAGCATTCCGACCAGTTCTTTTTCCGCCGGATGTCCCTTGGCGGAAACCAGCAGGCGATAGGTGGAATTCAGTTCGGCGTAGACGCCTTTAAGTTGCTCTTTAACGGCTTGTTCTAACATAGGTTATCTCCTGGCTTTAAGCAGTCGTGCACTGCGGTGCGCAAAATCCCTGGGGATTGCGGTGTGCTGCGGTATGGAAATAGATTCAAGGAGAGCACCCCGCTCTCCTTTTTTTGAAGGATGCCTCCCGCCCCGAAGGGGGGCGGGGCGGGAGGACTTGGGATGGTGTTTTTTTAGGGAAAGGGATAGGAGGGTCGCCGTCTCCGACGACCGTAGACAGCAAGGGTGCTGTCGCTCCGGGGTTTCGGTTTAGATTTTTCCGACGAGGTCCAGACCGGGGGTCAGGGTATCAGAGCCGGGTTTCCAGTTGGCCGGGCAGACCTGGTCGCCGTGTTCGTGAACGAACTTGGCGGCTTCGAGTTTGCGCAAGGCTTCCGCAGCGGAACGGCCGATACCGAGATCGTGGATTTCAGCGGTTTTCAGTACGCCGTCGGGATCAATGATGAAGGTGCCGCGCAGGGCGAGACCTTCTTCTTCGATGTAAACACCGAACTGTTTGGAAACGGCACCTGTCGGGTCAGCGCCCATCGGGTAGTTGACTTTGCCGATGGCTTTGGATTCATCGTGCCAGGCTTTGTGCACGAAGGCTGTGTCGGTGGAAACGGAAATGACTTCAGCACCGTTTTCCTGGAATTTCGGGTAGAGTTCCGCCAGCTCTTCGAGCTCGGTCGGGCAGACAAAAGTGAAGTCAGCCGGATAGAAGGCCACAACGACCCATTTGCCTTTATAATCCGACAGCGCGATATCCTTGATTTCGTCGTTCTGGAAGGCGGCCATGTTGAACTCTTCTACGG
This region of Pontiella agarivorans genomic DNA includes:
- a CDS encoding peroxiredoxin, translated to MVKIGQPVEEFNMAAFQNDEIKDIALSDYKGKWVVVAFYPADFTFVCPTELEELAELYPKFQENGAEVISVSTDTAFVHKAWHDESKAIGKVNYPMGADPTGAVSKQFGVYIEEEGLALRGTFIIDPDGVLKTAEIHDLGIGRSAAEALRKLEAAKFVHEHGDQVCPANWKPGSDTLTPGLDLVGKI